From the Pelorhabdus rhamnosifermentans genome, the window TCCAACCTTGACGTATAATCGAATTGGTCGTCATATATCTACTTATGTTGAGACAAAAATTACGTCAAAACTGTCGCCCTGGTTTGAACGGGTTCAGCTCGGGGATCAACATACGATTGCCGTTTCTCATGGGGAAGGACGATTTATTGCCAGTCCCGCGGTGCTTGAAATGTTGAGAAAGAATGGCCAGATTGCGACGCAATATGTTGATTTAGCCGGTTTGCCGGCAGTTGATGTGCCATATAATCCTAACGGCTCAATTTGGGCAGTAGAGGGGATTACAAGTCCTGATGGTAAAATTTTAGGGAAGATGGGCCATTCTGAACGTGTCGGTTCTTATGTTGGTACAAATGTATCAGGAAATAAAGATCAACGGTTATTTGAATCAGGCGTTGCTTATTTTGCTTAAATTGCCCAGAATTTAAATTCATTTTGATAAGAAAGTATGGTTTAGGCTTCTTTGGCTTATGCTATTGTTAAAATATTTTCCCTTTTTCTCAATTTTTTATTGCACTTTTGGTCATTTATGATAAAATCATATCGTGCTTTTTGGCGAGACTGCGGACCGGAAGCCAGAATTTAGAGAGACAGGAGAATGGCCAATGCAAAAAGTTTTTAAATTATCCCAAAAGGCTATGAATACACTGGCAGAGCAGTATAAAACGCCACTGCTTGTTTTGTCAACGGAACAAATTGCTTATAATTATCAGCTGCTTCAGAGTCATCTGCCGCAGGTCAAAATTCACTATGCTGTGAAAGCCAATCCTGATGAAAGAATTGTTTTGACTTTAGCGAAGCAAGGGGCGTATTTTGATGTGGCTTCTGATGGTGAAATGATGGCTTTAACAGGGTTGGGGATTGCACCGGAACGGATGATTTATGCTAATCCAGTGAAAACTTCCAGTGGTTTGGCAGTAGCGGATAAGCATGGCGTTTATAAAATGACCTTTGACAGTGAGAGTGAAATTTATAAAATGGCTAAGGCTTTGCCAGGCGCAACGGTTTTGCTTCGTATCCGCGTAGATAACCCTGATGCTTTAGTGGACCTAAATAAAAAATTCGGTGCACCAGCGGAAGAGGCTATTCGGCTGCTGACTATTGCGAGAGCTCAGGGACTTACTGTTGGCGGGCTATGTTTTCATGTTGGCAGTCAGTCACCGAATGCGAAAGCTTATCTTGCTGCGCTGGAACTTTGTCATGGAATTTTTGAACAAGCTAAAGGAATTGGGTTGGAACTTTCCATTCTGGATATTGGTGGCGGTTTTCCTATACCGACAGTAACGGATGACATTGATATTGAATTGATGCTGTCACAAATTCAAGAGTCACTTGAACGTCTGTTTCCTCATACGGAAATTTGGGCCGAGCCAGGCCGGTTTATTTGCGGAACGGCTGTAAATCTTATTACACGTGTTATTGGTACGCAAGAACGCAATGAGCAACAGTGGTATTTTCTTGATGAAGGTCTTTATGGTACGTTCTCGGGTATTCTTTTTGATCACTGGGAGTATGAACTGATTAGTTTTAAGACAGGTAAACAAATTACGGCAACTTTTGCAGGCCCTAGCTGTGATTCCCTTGATGTATTGTTCCGGGATATTCCGACTGTCATGCTTGATGTGGATGATGTGCTTCTTGTACCTAATTGCGGTGCTTATACGAGTGCGTCAGCAACTGTATTTAACGGTTTTGCCAAGGCGCAACTTATTGTATGGGAAGATACATTGGATTAGTGAGGGATAAATAGAACGGAGCTGAGTTGAAAGTGAACTTTCAACTCAGCTCCGTTCTATTATTACTTTATTTTATTTAAAAATTTGCTTCTTTATTGGCGCAGGCAGGCAAGGTTTGTCCTTTTAATCCCTCTAACAAGTTTTTAACAGCTAGACGAGCCATCACGTCGCGTGTTTCATGGGTAGCACTGCCGATATGGGGTGTTACTAAAATATTTTTCAGGGTGAGCAGCTTATGGTCGGCAGGCAGTGGCTCGGGGTCTGTAACATCCATGGCGGCAAAGGCAATTTCACCGGCTTTTAGGGCATTATAGAGGGCATCAGAATCCACGACTTTGCCTCGAGCCGCATTAATTAAGTAAGCCGTTCTTTTCATCTTGGCAAATTGTTGAGCGCTAAACAGATGGGTACTTTCTTTGGTTAATGGCAGCATAACAAGGACAAAGTCGGATTGAGCCAGAAGTTCATCAAAAGTAACATAGGTTGCTTTGACGGTATCTTCATCCTTGCGACGGTGACGATTGTGATAAATGATCTTTAGGCCAGAAGCCTGGGCACGTTTAGCGACGGCCACACCAATACTGCCGAGTCCAACAATCCCCAGGGTTTTTCCATATAAGTCAATGCCAAATGGAAAGGACTGACCTTGGCCCCAAGCACCTGAACAGACAAAATTCCAGCTTTCGGGAATGCGTCTGGCAGCGCTTAAGAGCAGACCAAAGGCAATATCAGCCGTTGCTTCGACAAGGACACCTGGTGTGTGTCCCACGGGAATCTTTCGCGCTGAGCAGGCGGCAAGATCAATATTATCGACGCCTACAGAAGGTTGTGAGATGACTTTTAGTTGTGGGGCTTTATCAAGTAAATCGGCAGTAACAGTTAAACTGGCAGTGGCTAGAAGTCCTTCGGCTGTTTGCAGTGCTTTTTCAAGTAGCTGTGTATTCGAACCGGATAAATCCTCAAATTGTGTAACAGAGGTGGTAGCTTCCAAGTGTTCCCGAACAACTGGAAGTACACGTCCCGCAATAACAACGGAAGGCTTTGTTTTGTTTATAACCATAAGAGCATCTCCTTTATAGATAGAATTAGTTGGCTAGCTGGGAAAGTATTCAATACATATCAACTAGATTATAACACTCGTTGTGGGTTTTTTCATCTAGGCAGGGATTCTTTTCGTGAGTGGCGAAAACCGTTTCATAACACTAATGACGTAGGTGGTTAAAATGACTGAGCTTGATACGAAAGCTTTGGATGAAATTATAAAACGCACACTGGAAGCAGTGGAAAGTGGAAAAAGTCAAATTTACGATGTTTATGAAGCGGCTCGCAATGAAATGGACAATGTCCAACGGGATGTTGAAAAAGCAAAAAAAGAAATTATTGCGGTTATTTTTAAGGTTGACGAGTTAGATCATCGTGAACGGCGAGGTAGAATTCGGCTGATGGAAGTGAGTCGTAATTTTAGTATTTATACAGAACAAGATATTCGCCAAGCTTATGAAGAAGCAAATAATTTGCAGGTCGAGCTGGCTATTTCGCGTGAACAGGAGCAAAGTCTCAGGCAAAGACGGGATGAATTGGAAATACGGCTAAAAAAGCTTCAACAGACAGTGGGAAAAGCGGAGGAACTTGTTTCTAAAGTCGGCGTTGTCCTGGGATTTCTCAGTAATGAAATGGGCGGAGTTCTGGCTAGTTTGGATACGCTGCAACAAAGACAGTGTTTTGGTGCTAAAATTATCCAAGCACAGGAAGAAGAACGGCGCCGCGTGGCCCGGGAAATCCATGATGGTCCGGCACAATCCATGGCGAGTGTCGTTTTTCGTGCAGAAGTTTGCGAACGCCTTGTTGATATAGATATTGTCCGTTGTAAGGGAGAACTGTCATCGCTCAGGGAGCAAGTCCGGAGTTGCTTAAAGGAAATCCGGAAAATTATTTTTGCTCTTCGTCCTATGACGCTAGATGATTTGGGCTTAGTACCAACGTTGCGCCGTATATTGGAATCTTTTCAAGAACGCACAACCGTTTCTACGGAACTTACAATTCTCGGGCAGGAAAAACGAGTCGATTCTTATGTGGAAGTCGCTATTTTTCGAGTGATCCAAGAGGCAATGAATAATGTGGAAAAACATGCTCAGGCTAATCATGTACGGGTGATCCTAGAATTTTCCAATCATACGGTCAAAGCCGTTGTAACTGATGATGGTATTGGATTTGAGAATGTGGAGCATATTGGCAGTGAGAGTTTTGGTCTAATGGGGATGAAAGAAAGACTGAGTATTCTTGATGGTGAGTTAGCCATTGAAAGCAAGAATGGACAGGGTACGAAGATTAAGATTCGTGTTCCTTTAGCATAAGAGGAATAATATTTTTGTATAACAGAGCTGTTCCTCCCAGTGGGAGCAGCTCTGTTCATTCATTCGGATTGTCTAGGGGGAAACTTCAATGAATAAGCAGCAAGGGCGCACGCCTTTATTAGATGCCATGGTGCATTATGTAGCTGAGGGGGCGCTGCCCTTTCATACACCAGGCCATAAGCAGGGAAAGGGGATGGCAGCA encodes:
- a CDS encoding type III PLP-dependent enzyme yields the protein MQKVFKLSQKAMNTLAEQYKTPLLVLSTEQIAYNYQLLQSHLPQVKIHYAVKANPDERIVLTLAKQGAYFDVASDGEMMALTGLGIAPERMIYANPVKTSSGLAVADKHGVYKMTFDSESEIYKMAKALPGATVLLRIRVDNPDALVDLNKKFGAPAEEAIRLLTIARAQGLTVGGLCFHVGSQSPNAKAYLAALELCHGIFEQAKGIGLELSILDIGGGFPIPTVTDDIDIELMLSQIQESLERLFPHTEIWAEPGRFICGTAVNLITRVIGTQERNEQQWYFLDEGLYGTFSGILFDHWEYELISFKTGKQITATFAGPSCDSLDVLFRDIPTVMLDVDDVLLVPNCGAYTSASATVFNGFAKAQLIVWEDTLD
- a CDS encoding 2-hydroxyacid dehydrogenase, giving the protein MVINKTKPSVVIAGRVLPVVREHLEATTSVTQFEDLSGSNTQLLEKALQTAEGLLATASLTVTADLLDKAPQLKVISQPSVGVDNIDLAACSARKIPVGHTPGVLVEATADIAFGLLLSAARRIPESWNFVCSGAWGQGQSFPFGIDLYGKTLGIVGLGSIGVAVAKRAQASGLKIIYHNRHRRKDEDTVKATYVTFDELLAQSDFVLVMLPLTKESTHLFSAQQFAKMKRTAYLINAARGKVVDSDALYNALKAGEIAFAAMDVTDPEPLPADHKLLTLKNILVTPHIGSATHETRDVMARLAVKNLLEGLKGQTLPACANKEANF
- a CDS encoding sensor histidine kinase → MTELDTKALDEIIKRTLEAVESGKSQIYDVYEAARNEMDNVQRDVEKAKKEIIAVIFKVDELDHRERRGRIRLMEVSRNFSIYTEQDIRQAYEEANNLQVELAISREQEQSLRQRRDELEIRLKKLQQTVGKAEELVSKVGVVLGFLSNEMGGVLASLDTLQQRQCFGAKIIQAQEEERRRVAREIHDGPAQSMASVVFRAEVCERLVDIDIVRCKGELSSLREQVRSCLKEIRKIIFALRPMTLDDLGLVPTLRRILESFQERTTVSTELTILGQEKRVDSYVEVAIFRVIQEAMNNVEKHAQANHVRVILEFSNHTVKAVVTDDGIGFENVEHIGSESFGLMGMKERLSILDGELAIESKNGQGTKIKIRVPLA